One stretch of bacterium DNA includes these proteins:
- a CDS encoding bifunctional nuclease family protein: MALCRVTVMDVRIDTRNDAPVVILRDATKSDMYLPIWVGEPEAASIQMAIEKRNYARPLTHDLIVHLLDLAGITPIMLRIDRIVDQTYFAEFVVEANEERVDVDCRPSDGIALALRKNIPIYVDDRLLYEIKFTEGEEEVGEGVDEPQEAFDPEQFKQFLHTITPKDFLGTTPGEGADREG, from the coding sequence ATGGCGCTTTGTAGAGTTACGGTGATGGATGTGCGGATAGACACCCGGAACGACGCTCCGGTTGTCATCCTGCGCGATGCAACCAAGTCCGATATGTACCTGCCCATTTGGGTCGGCGAGCCGGAAGCCGCCAGCATCCAGATGGCCATCGAAAAGCGCAACTACGCCCGCCCGCTTACCCACGACCTGATCGTTCATCTACTCGACCTTGCCGGCATTACTCCCATAATGCTCCGCATAGACCGGATAGTGGATCAAACCTATTTCGCCGAGTTTGTCGTGGAGGCCAACGAAGAACGCGTGGACGTCGACTGCCGTCCCTCCGACGGCATTGCTCTAGCCCTTCGCAAGAACATTCCAATTTACGTGGACGACAGGCTGCTGTACGAGATAAAGTTCACGGAAGGTGAAGAGGAAGTCGGAGAAGGCGTTGACGAGCCGCAAGAAGCGTTTGACCCGGAGCAGTTCAAGCAGTTCCTTCACACCATCACGCCGAAGGATTTTTTGGGTACGACCCCCGGCGAAGGTGCCGACAGGGAAGGCTGA